The Funiculus sociatus GB2-C1 DNA window CAGTCGCCTGGACACGGACACAATTATGTTCTCTTTGTCTCCTTGGCGGGCGAACTGGATCAGTATGGCATGGTGCAGAACTTGTCACAGGTAAAACGGGTTATCAAGCAGGAAGTCACCAGCCAGTTAGACTTCTCTTATCTAAACGATGCTTGGTCGGAATTTCAACAAACTCTACCCACAACAGAAAATCTAGCGCGAACCATTTGGCAGCGACTCGCTCCTCACTTACCGCTGGTAAATATTCAACTATTTGAACATCCTGAACTCTGGGCTGACTATCAAGGAAACGGTATGGAAGCTTATCTGACAATTTCTACTCACTTTAGCGCTGCTCATCGGCTAGCGCTTCCCGATCTCAGTTATGAAGAAAACTGCGATATTTATGGCAAATGCGCTCGTCCCAATGGTCACGGTCACAATTATCATCTGGAAGTGACGGTCAAAGGCGAAATTGACCCGCGCACTGGGATGCTTGTCGATTTAGGGGCTTTGCAAAAGGTAGTAGATGACTATGTGGTAGAGCCGTTCGATCATACGTTCCTGAACAAAGACATTGCCTATTTTGCCTTAGTTGTTCCCACGGCAGAAAACATCGCCGTGCATATTCGCAATCTTCTGTCTTCTCCAATTCGGGAACTAGGAGCTGAGCTACATAAGATAAAACTGGTTGAAAGCCCGAATAATTCTTGTGAAGTTTACTGCACTGACACCGTTGCAGACGCATCTGAGATGCAAAATAGCGATCGCGTTCTGACTCAGGTTTCCGCTTGAGGGTTCAGCCGTCGCGATATCAATGAAAGCAGAATTAGGGAGGCTTTAGCCTCCCTTTGTTCTTCACACAAGCTTTTTGCTGCCTTTATCAAACTTTTTCCCAGAATCTGAGCAACTCATGGTAAATTAACTTGCCACTTTGGGAACTATAGAAAGAGACAACAATAGCCTCATGCCGTTTCGCGGTGCTAGCGAATCAA harbors:
- a CDS encoding 6-pyruvoyl trahydropterin synthase family protein, which gives rise to MRCIINRRAQFSASHRYWLPELSEAENIERFGRCTQSPGHGHNYVLFVSLAGELDQYGMVQNLSQVKRVIKQEVTSQLDFSYLNDAWSEFQQTLPTTENLARTIWQRLAPHLPLVNIQLFEHPELWADYQGNGMEAYLTISTHFSAAHRLALPDLSYEENCDIYGKCARPNGHGHNYHLEVTVKGEIDPRTGMLVDLGALQKVVDDYVVEPFDHTFLNKDIAYFALVVPTAENIAVHIRNLLSSPIRELGAELHKIKLVESPNNSCEVYCTDTVADASEMQNSDRVLTQVSA